A window of the Hydrogenobacter hydrogenophilus genome harbors these coding sequences:
- a CDS encoding CPBP family intramembrane glutamic endopeptidase, with translation MIDRKIGWFIRNYSEVFLYLLLLASLLSRKVFGLPDLSAFVLLSPLIFLDDPFKWKNKWNLSVITFPATLLTSIDLYNLLNMTLSAFAEELFFRGYLMRRYSNIVVSFMFTIPHLLLYQNLQSALTFFPSLIYGVAYQKTQSLIFVSLLHLYSNLIYNYI, from the coding sequence ATGATAGACAGGAAGATAGGTTGGTTTATAAGAAACTACTCTGAGGTGTTTCTCTACCTTCTGCTTTTAGCAAGTCTTTTGAGTCGCAAAGTATTTGGACTTCCTGACCTCTCTGCCTTTGTGCTCCTCTCTCCACTAATCTTCTTAGATGACCCTTTCAAATGGAAGAATAAGTGGAACCTCTCTGTAATCACCTTTCCCGCGACTCTGCTCACAAGCATAGATCTTTATAACCTCCTTAACATGACCCTTTCAGCCTTTGCAGAAGAGCTGTTCTTCAGAGGTTATTTGATGCGCAGATACAGTAATATTGTAGTATCTTTTATGTTTACCATACCTCACCTATTACTATATCAAAACCTTCAGTCCGCACTGACTTTTTTCCCTTCGCTCATCTATGGTGTTGCTTACCAAAAGACCCAATCTCTGATCTTTGTAAGCCTTCTGCACCTATACTCTAACTTGATATACAATTATATTTAG